The Candidatus Eisenbacteria bacterium genome includes a region encoding these proteins:
- a CDS encoding tetratricopeptide repeat protein translates to MNRIVRRSPRDGIAPVLVRALALFAVATTGMGAFYEWGGAAYRGMRDLKERRYREAAEAFREARREHPRSAAVRYDEALAVQGAGAADSAAAMYEETYRSQDLEGDPARAAAAYNRGNMAMRDRQFDEARTHYMESLRLDPSRTDAKKNLEEAIRRIREAPPTPSSGGSGGGPPPPGGGQGAAQPPPPGGEKPPPPGEQPPQGSQSSPDMGGTAPSRSEAEHWLDALEAERKAARQREREPTSEESRSRDW, encoded by the coding sequence GTGAATCGCATCGTGAGGCGGAGCCCGCGCGACGGCATCGCGCCGGTGCTCGTGCGCGCACTCGCGCTCTTCGCCGTGGCGACGACGGGGATGGGAGCTTTCTACGAGTGGGGAGGCGCGGCGTATCGCGGGATGCGGGACTTGAAGGAACGCCGCTACCGTGAGGCCGCCGAGGCGTTCCGCGAGGCGCGCCGGGAACATCCCCGCTCCGCAGCCGTGCGTTACGACGAGGCACTCGCAGTGCAGGGAGCGGGAGCCGCGGACTCCGCGGCGGCGATGTACGAGGAGACCTACCGATCCCAGGACCTCGAAGGCGATCCCGCTCGCGCCGCGGCCGCGTACAACCGCGGGAACATGGCGATGCGAGACCGGCAGTTCGACGAAGCGCGCACGCACTACATGGAATCCCTGCGGCTCGACCCGTCGCGCACGGACGCCAAGAAGAACCTGGAGGAAGCGATCCGCCGCATCCGGGAAGCGCCGCCCACTCCGTCCTCGGGCGGATCCGGCGGAGGTCCGCCGCCGCCGGGAGGAGGGCAAGGAGCGGCCCAGCCCCCTCCTCCCGGCGGGGAGAAGCCGCCCCCACCCGGCGAGCAGCCGCCGCAGGGGAGCCAGAGCTCGCCCGACATGGGCGGGACGGCCCCGAGCCGGTCCGAGGCCGAGCACTGGCTCGACGCGCTCGAGGCCGAGCGCAAGGCCGCGCGGCAGCGCGAGCGGGAGCCCACCTCCGAGGAGAGCCGTTCCCGTGACTGGTAG
- a CDS encoding BatD family protein — MTGRRLALLAATWVLCSVLPAAHASAQNVRVEAELDREEIGLHESAILTVTVTAAGTQAHRPRVPDIPGLRVDPFGESQGFSWVNGRVSRTVTSMYRLRPQRTGDFTIPPIQAGAEGRPSPQARPLVLRVRNEPPARRGGSDDLFVRLQVDRTRVYWNQAVTARFKLYSRTRVEAPTWDPPSASGFWAEVLGPARAGREVVGGLEYDTFELHVVYFPTRTGRLQIGPGRIHAQVVRRVPQPDPWSSLGMPETQVEEVELVTAPVLVQVMPLPGGAPEGFRGAVGDFELDVRLDRVTTRAGEPVTVTSILRGSGNLASATDPDVLAQGAARRHTSPGTTSFDRSGNRLRGERRRDTTFIPETPGELRILPVRFSWFDPETERYRTQTADTIRVRVSPGGSTADSLALARPSAPLAAARSRPGARGRLDLAPPAGARALALTSLVAAIGAFAARRVRDRSARDPRRRRVAAIDTRLGELRAARAAGAARAAAVASNAILESAAIRHGANVEGLPLLDTLEALARAGATEGELSRLKAIHESLDRLAFAPDSKAEGAAHTAALEEAERAILRYREEAS; from the coding sequence GTGACTGGTAGGCGCCTCGCGCTCCTTGCCGCCACCTGGGTCCTGTGCTCCGTGCTTCCGGCGGCGCACGCGTCGGCGCAGAACGTGCGCGTCGAGGCGGAGCTCGATCGAGAGGAGATCGGGCTCCACGAGTCGGCGATTCTCACCGTGACCGTGACCGCCGCGGGAACGCAGGCGCATCGTCCGCGCGTGCCGGACATCCCCGGGTTGCGGGTCGATCCCTTCGGGGAATCGCAGGGCTTCTCCTGGGTGAACGGGCGCGTCTCGCGCACCGTGACGAGCATGTACCGGCTCCGGCCGCAGCGGACCGGCGACTTCACCATTCCTCCCATCCAGGCGGGCGCGGAAGGCCGGCCGTCCCCGCAGGCGCGCCCGCTGGTGCTGCGCGTCCGGAACGAGCCCCCCGCGCGCCGGGGCGGATCGGACGATCTCTTCGTGCGGCTCCAGGTGGACCGGACACGCGTGTACTGGAACCAGGCCGTCACGGCGCGCTTCAAGCTCTACTCGAGGACGCGCGTGGAGGCGCCCACCTGGGATCCACCCTCCGCCTCGGGCTTCTGGGCCGAGGTCCTCGGCCCCGCGCGCGCCGGCCGCGAGGTCGTCGGAGGGCTCGAGTACGACACCTTCGAGCTTCACGTCGTCTATTTCCCCACGCGCACGGGACGGCTCCAGATCGGGCCGGGGCGCATTCACGCCCAGGTGGTCCGACGCGTGCCTCAGCCCGACCCGTGGAGCTCGCTCGGAATGCCCGAGACCCAGGTCGAGGAGGTGGAGCTGGTGACCGCTCCGGTGCTCGTCCAGGTGATGCCGCTCCCCGGGGGCGCGCCGGAGGGATTTCGGGGCGCGGTGGGGGACTTCGAGCTGGACGTGCGCCTGGACCGCGTCACGACCCGCGCGGGGGAGCCGGTCACCGTGACGTCGATCCTTCGAGGCAGCGGCAATCTCGCGTCGGCGACCGACCCGGACGTCCTCGCCCAGGGAGCGGCGCGCCGCCACACGTCCCCGGGCACGACTTCGTTCGACCGCTCCGGCAACCGGCTTCGGGGCGAGCGAAGGCGCGACACCACGTTCATTCCGGAGACCCCGGGCGAGCTTCGCATCCTGCCGGTCCGCTTCTCGTGGTTCGATCCCGAGACGGAGCGGTACCGAACCCAGACCGCGGACACGATCCGGGTGCGTGTGTCCCCCGGCGGGAGCACCGCCGACTCGCTCGCGCTCGCGAGGCCTTCCGCTCCGCTCGCGGCCGCGCGATCCCGCCCGGGCGCGAGGGGGCGGCTGGACCTCGCTCCCCCGGCCGGGGCGCGGGCGCTCGCGCTGACATCCCTCGTGGCGGCGATCGGCGCGTTCGCCGCGAGGAGGGTTCGCGACCGTTCCGCGCGCGATCCGCGCCGCCGGCGTGTCGCGGCGATCGACACGCGCCTCGGGGAGCTTCGTGCCGCGCGCGCCGCGGGCGCCGCACGTGCCGCGGCCGTGGCCTCGAACGCGATCCTCGAGTCGGCCGCGATCCGCCACGGTGCGAATGTCGAGGGACTCCCGCTTCTCGATACGCTCGAAGCGCTCGCGCGCGCGGGAGCGACGGAGGGAGAGCTCTCGAGGCTCAAGGCGATCCACGAGTCGCTCGACCGGCTCGCGTTCGCTCCGGATTCGAAGGCCGAGGGAGCGGCCCATACCGCCGCGCTCGAGGAGGCGGAGCGCGCGATCCTCCGCTACCGCGAGGAGGCGTCCTGA